One stretch of Candidatus Melainabacteria bacterium DNA includes these proteins:
- a CDS encoding trypsin-like serine protease, with protein MWCFWAWQFWYHCRSHTCCCLHQAADSSDPKRESNMSENSNGPSAASDPTSATNKDSIKKPVLIGLGVAMIASAAFNIGIWYGMGLPSRDKQKTEISEVPGSVQSVTPVATVASTADPFVVTIHLTPIDPTKKKGPDLRLPMMPMPESQPRSAQDRRPIGSGVIIGSDGYILTSSHVLHANFDVRVTLNDKRTFDAKIVGKDPFMDLAVIKIEATGLPVAKFGDSSKMRVGDWAIAVGSPYGFDHSVTLGIISGIGRSLEQMNNNTEMIQTDAALNHGNSGGPLLNAQGEVIGINTAVRNQAQNISFAIPAERAQSIAKELEAHGSIARPYLGIHMTDIDAQTAKAMGYPDEACVIVAYVMPDSPCQKAGLDQYDLIEKVDETPVKSAIDVRKIIQQHKPNDVLAFSLSRKDGHEVRKVKLGTYPENLSY; from the coding sequence ATGTGGTGCTTCTGGGCTTGGCAATTCTGGTACCATTGCCGTAGTCACACCTGTTGCTGCTTGCATCAGGCTGCTGATTCCTCAGATCCAAAACGAGAATCAAACATGTCAGAGAATTCCAACGGTCCGTCGGCTGCAAGCGATCCTACCTCTGCGACCAATAAGGATTCAATCAAAAAGCCCGTTTTGATTGGTCTTGGGGTAGCCATGATTGCCTCAGCGGCTTTCAATATTGGCATCTGGTATGGAATGGGTCTGCCGTCGAGAGACAAGCAGAAGACGGAGATTTCCGAGGTCCCCGGCTCAGTGCAATCTGTTACACCCGTAGCTACTGTAGCTTCGACGGCTGATCCATTTGTGGTGACTATTCACCTCACTCCGATTGATCCGACGAAAAAGAAAGGTCCAGATTTGCGTCTGCCGATGATGCCTATGCCGGAATCTCAACCGCGGTCTGCGCAAGACCGAAGACCGATCGGATCGGGCGTTATTATCGGGTCGGATGGTTATATTTTGACCAGTTCTCATGTTTTGCACGCTAATTTTGACGTGCGCGTAACTTTGAACGATAAGCGTACATTTGATGCCAAGATAGTCGGCAAAGACCCATTTATGGACTTGGCTGTGATTAAGATTGAAGCGACTGGCTTACCTGTGGCGAAATTCGGTGACAGCTCGAAAATGCGTGTAGGCGACTGGGCGATTGCAGTAGGAAGTCCTTATGGTTTCGATCACAGCGTCACGCTTGGCATTATCAGCGGCATCGGACGGTCTCTCGAGCAGATGAATAATAATACTGAGATGATCCAGACTGATGCCGCGCTGAACCATGGGAATTCAGGTGGACCGCTGTTGAATGCGCAAGGCGAAGTGATTGGAATAAATACAGCGGTGCGAAACCAGGCGCAGAATATATCGTTTGCAATTCCTGCTGAGCGGGCTCAGTCCATTGCTAAGGAACTTGAGGCGCATGGAAGCATTGCACGTCCTTATCTGGGCATTCACATGACTGATATCGATGCGCAAACTGCCAAAGCAATGGGGTACCCAGACGAAGCCTGCGTGATAGTGGCGTATGTGATGCCTGATTCACCGTGCCAGAAGGCAGGACTCGATCAGTATGATTTGATTGAGAAGGTCGATGAAACGCCTGTTAAATCAGCCATAGACGTGCGCAAAATTATTCAACAGCATAAGCCAAACGACGTACTGGCATTCTCACTGTCTCGCAAAGACGGGCATGAGGTCCGAAAGGTAAAACTCGGCACTTATCCAGAAAATCTTAGTTACTAA
- a CDS encoding tetratricopeptide repeat protein, with protein sequence MKVDSIEIILSIISAIALIMAVVVWRMLEALKSKYQTEIDSLKSQLQKADVDKESTHRAITGEFKQLLSDQRSITAVGASEEINALVNGINDKIEKVGNQTKEKLSELESKQSKLPDTEFIDDLRTSLQNELDQLREQQSKVQEKLQTLEKDHADLADFKKTLPEQITEHANNAVSQVTAESKASVDALCNLFQQLQDFVKTESAKTQADISELATKNEMSVKSATLDKFLMLMDSDEERKAAALSFVRQIASEDLFAELAIKFPSTIAVAALEQMAKKSDRKDVFVAALGNLATQKLDAQMYDDARALYMQAVDIIQESENQDQAQLLPIYAKLACLCRLQTDFDYAKVIFKRVVDAQKSASPELRQAAIQALSELSQLYEMSNFSNRLEEVYKRLHENYIAIGQLDRMDAARNLRKLADLYLSEERYEEAEPAYHKALPSYSKSAEAEDPELIALLRNLAKTYFHLNQLDKSESLLTQLINGLLKAKASNEEILLAVSQLENTAQTFVERDSFHRAEAIFEKCSNSLKQVLPANDPKVVALYEKLENLAKRAQDKEHLKKFYREQLDSQKNGANKSAKYVNCAVKLSTLHAADGNFVEAESIYKTIENSKAYDQETADLLDELAKACSSQAKYDFAQKTYEKALSLKESVLGANSPELINSYANLGASYSVQREYKRAEEMFRRELMLTEKNFGFDNEKTVTALMHLAGCYIIAGKLDEAEPCYKRILETRYKTLGEEHADIIVSLLHLAELYRIQKNFGEAEIFYESACEMAENMYGTESLKVAEILEKQAILARQEDQAEKSTEFSDRANKIRRKLNEESLAKVPGADAAAAEIQ encoded by the coding sequence ATGAAAGTTGATTCCATCGAAATCATTTTGAGCATAATCAGTGCAATCGCACTGATTATGGCTGTCGTCGTATGGCGCATGCTTGAAGCTCTGAAAAGCAAATATCAGACCGAAATCGATAGTTTAAAATCTCAGCTGCAAAAGGCTGATGTCGATAAAGAAAGCACCCATCGGGCAATCACGGGTGAATTTAAGCAGTTACTGAGCGACCAAAGATCGATCACTGCAGTTGGTGCCTCCGAAGAAATCAACGCACTAGTAAACGGCATTAACGACAAAATTGAAAAGGTAGGAAACCAGACTAAAGAGAAACTTTCCGAACTTGAAAGCAAGCAGTCTAAACTGCCTGATACTGAGTTTATTGACGACTTGCGCACTTCGCTGCAAAACGAACTTGACCAGTTGCGAGAGCAGCAGTCAAAAGTGCAGGAAAAACTGCAAACTCTGGAGAAAGACCATGCAGATCTGGCAGACTTCAAAAAGACTCTCCCAGAGCAAATTACAGAACATGCAAACAATGCGGTCAGTCAGGTAACGGCAGAAAGTAAAGCATCGGTCGACGCATTGTGTAACTTGTTTCAGCAATTGCAAGATTTCGTTAAAACAGAATCTGCCAAAACACAAGCCGACATAAGCGAATTAGCAACAAAAAACGAAATGAGCGTCAAGTCAGCGACGCTAGACAAATTCCTCATGCTGATGGATTCAGACGAAGAACGAAAAGCAGCGGCGCTTTCGTTTGTCAGGCAGATCGCCAGTGAAGATCTGTTCGCTGAATTGGCAATTAAATTTCCGAGTACCATAGCCGTTGCAGCCCTGGAGCAGATGGCAAAAAAGAGTGACCGAAAAGACGTTTTCGTTGCGGCTCTAGGTAATTTGGCGACACAAAAACTTGATGCACAGATGTATGACGACGCGCGAGCGTTGTACATGCAGGCAGTCGACATAATTCAAGAATCTGAGAATCAAGATCAAGCACAACTTTTACCAATATATGCAAAGCTAGCTTGTTTATGCAGGCTACAGACGGACTTCGATTATGCAAAGGTGATTTTTAAACGCGTCGTTGATGCGCAGAAATCAGCTTCACCGGAGCTGCGTCAAGCCGCCATTCAAGCTCTCTCTGAGCTCTCCCAGCTATACGAAATGAGCAACTTTTCAAACCGACTGGAAGAGGTGTATAAACGACTGCACGAAAATTACATTGCCATTGGGCAACTCGACAGAATGGATGCGGCTCGCAATCTTCGAAAGCTGGCCGATCTGTATCTATCAGAAGAGCGTTACGAAGAGGCTGAGCCAGCGTACCATAAGGCTCTACCCAGCTACAGCAAATCGGCTGAGGCCGAAGATCCGGAATTAATAGCTCTGCTGCGAAATCTAGCCAAGACATACTTTCACCTCAATCAACTGGACAAGTCCGAGTCACTTCTCACGCAACTTATCAACGGTCTTCTCAAAGCCAAAGCAAGCAACGAGGAGATACTACTTGCAGTATCACAGCTGGAAAACACCGCCCAGACATTTGTAGAGCGTGACAGCTTCCATAGGGCCGAAGCGATATTCGAAAAATGCAGCAATTCATTAAAGCAGGTGCTTCCAGCCAATGACCCAAAGGTGGTTGCTCTATACGAGAAACTCGAAAATCTGGCAAAACGAGCACAAGACAAAGAACACCTGAAGAAGTTCTATCGCGAACAGTTGGATTCCCAAAAAAACGGAGCCAACAAAAGTGCGAAATACGTCAATTGCGCCGTAAAACTTTCCACATTGCATGCGGCCGACGGCAACTTTGTTGAGGCCGAATCAATATACAAAACAATCGAGAATTCAAAAGCCTACGACCAGGAGACTGCAGATTTGCTTGACGAGTTGGCTAAAGCTTGTAGCAGCCAAGCAAAGTACGATTTTGCTCAAAAGACCTACGAAAAGGCGCTCAGCTTGAAAGAATCAGTTCTAGGAGCAAACAGTCCAGAACTGATCAATTCCTACGCCAATCTTGGCGCATCATATTCGGTGCAGAGAGAGTACAAACGCGCAGAAGAGATGTTTAGACGCGAACTGATGCTGACCGAGAAAAATTTTGGCTTCGACAATGAGAAAACCGTGACAGCTCTAATGCACCTGGCTGGTTGCTACATCATCGCAGGGAAACTAGACGAAGCCGAACCGTGTTACAAACGAATCCTCGAAACAAGGTACAAGACTCTGGGCGAAGAGCATGCCGATATCATAGTCTCACTTTTGCATCTGGCCGAACTTTATCGAATCCAGAAGAATTTCGGCGAAGCTGAAATTTTCTACGAGAGCGCCTGCGAGATGGCGGAGAACATGTACGGTACAGAAAGCCTCAAAGTAGCCGAAATTCTGGAAAAACAAGCCATCCTGGCCAGACAAGAAGACCAGGCGGAGAAGTCCACCGAATTTTCGGACAGAGCAAATAAGATCAGGCGAAAGTTGAATGAAGAATCTCTGGCAAAAGTACCAGGCGCCGATGCCGCAGCTGCTGAAATTCAGTAG
- a CDS encoding response regulator codes for MTINWNNHIDRLRSQIADLRNTLRVIKTKAHDERPGLEETTAQLRELVDKNESQKTLYQFPKILHKILHNPAVGAIILGPNGEHLLFNAAAERLLGSDLMADALAEKTGNFGFYQTDKITKYTKEELPWQQAVMGAQVPEVDLFVRRQGYADGLWIKVTSTALKSDSNDIGGAVVFLVDITEQVQVENQIQSTCEALEQQISQIGSAQLELQLLTEKLGKLDYLPVVTPDTVTTEKSHKKKTAAQISHEKSSKVHSNSKDTSTDQSSTPTSQFVSGSDVDSHERQTTTTEGDLKTSTDASGSKSNQDSSIIDYASDELAKWADIAPDEEGEDQPAGATEPGQNKIKLASQAELIKEIHDFAASAESEEDTESTETTKTSELKEPTETLEDKAQKVNESIVQQLTTEIFAIANQIEPAETSGHQEFFAPDNNQQSLSVPGTAEQSAAGTTPPKTEELNVASVQATSQESDKDSSSPNKPTPKPGEADTGGTKRQKILIVDDIPVNQKLLRLQLKRLGFECDAANNGDAAQKAVANGDFALVLMDLDMPIMDGFESTAAIRKNEQGLGKRIPIVAMTSYDRQEDRDRCLAAGMDDFLSKGATQKQLHEVVERCMQAASKESVKTPITPPEPPKETGLDIESLQKQFDKEEVQDVSRLFLSAVNTFIDCIQLGIEEKDAGAVTHFAHSVKGPCAALGIDEMTRLTSEIMSDAEAGNWTQVRVKYMKLKSSFGEVRDQLRELCTPGYV; via the coding sequence ATGACCATTAACTGGAATAATCACATTGACCGACTGAGAAGCCAAATTGCGGACTTGCGCAATACTCTTCGCGTCATCAAGACCAAAGCACACGACGAACGACCGGGTCTTGAAGAGACAACGGCTCAACTAAGAGAGCTTGTAGACAAAAACGAATCGCAGAAAACTCTCTATCAGTTTCCAAAGATTCTCCATAAGATTTTGCATAATCCGGCCGTAGGAGCGATCATCCTTGGTCCAAACGGTGAACACCTCTTGTTCAACGCCGCTGCAGAAAGGCTTCTCGGTTCTGATTTGATGGCCGATGCCCTGGCGGAAAAAACTGGTAACTTCGGCTTTTACCAGACAGACAAAATTACAAAATACACCAAAGAAGAACTGCCCTGGCAACAAGCCGTAATGGGAGCACAAGTACCTGAGGTCGACCTGTTCGTGCGCCGACAAGGGTACGCAGATGGACTTTGGATCAAGGTAACCTCCACTGCTCTTAAAAGTGACAGCAACGATATCGGCGGAGCAGTTGTATTTCTCGTTGACATAACAGAACAAGTTCAAGTCGAAAACCAAATTCAATCAACCTGCGAAGCACTGGAGCAACAAATTTCGCAGATCGGTAGCGCGCAACTTGAATTGCAGTTGTTAACCGAAAAGTTGGGCAAACTGGATTATCTGCCTGTCGTGACACCAGATACAGTGACAACAGAAAAGTCCCACAAAAAGAAGACGGCTGCACAGATATCACACGAAAAATCCTCAAAAGTGCACTCAAACAGTAAAGACACCAGCACAGACCAGTCATCGACGCCCACTTCTCAATTTGTATCGGGCTCAGATGTTGACTCACACGAAAGGCAAACTACAACGACAGAAGGTGATCTCAAAACTTCTACTGATGCAAGTGGCAGCAAATCAAACCAGGATTCATCAATAATCGACTATGCAAGTGATGAACTAGCAAAATGGGCAGATATCGCTCCTGATGAAGAGGGAGAAGATCAACCGGCAGGTGCGACCGAGCCGGGACAAAATAAAATCAAATTGGCCTCCCAAGCAGAGCTGATAAAGGAAATTCATGACTTCGCTGCATCAGCGGAGTCTGAAGAAGACACTGAATCGACCGAAACGACAAAAACAAGTGAGTTAAAGGAGCCGACTGAAACGCTGGAAGACAAGGCGCAGAAGGTAAACGAGTCTATCGTGCAGCAGCTTACCACTGAGATTTTCGCCATCGCCAACCAAATTGAACCAGCCGAAACAAGTGGGCATCAAGAATTCTTCGCTCCGGACAACAACCAGCAGTCTCTGTCGGTGCCTGGCACAGCTGAACAATCAGCTGCTGGAACAACTCCGCCGAAAACCGAAGAGCTGAACGTAGCTTCAGTTCAAGCAACCTCCCAGGAATCAGACAAAGACTCTAGTTCGCCGAACAAACCGACTCCGAAACCAGGGGAGGCAGACACGGGCGGGACCAAGCGCCAAAAAATCCTGATTGTTGACGATATTCCGGTTAACCAGAAACTATTGCGCCTGCAACTGAAGCGATTGGGATTCGAGTGCGACGCCGCCAATAACGGCGATGCAGCCCAGAAAGCAGTCGCCAATGGGGATTTTGCGCTAGTTTTAATGGATCTTGATATGCCAATCATGGATGGTTTTGAGTCGACAGCAGCCATCCGCAAAAATGAACAGGGTCTGGGGAAACGCATACCTATCGTCGCGATGACATCATACGATCGACAGGAAGACCGTGACCGATGCCTGGCTGCCGGTATGGACGACTTCCTGAGTAAGGGAGCAACCCAAAAGCAACTTCACGAAGTTGTCGAAAGATGCATGCAAGCCGCATCGAAGGAGTCCGTTAAGACTCCCATTACGCCTCCCGAGCCTCCAAAAGAGACGGGGCTGGACATCGAGTCGCTCCAGAAGCAGTTTGACAAAGAAGAAGTACAGGACGTTTCAAGACTTTTCCTTAGCGCCGTTAATACGTTTATCGATTGCATCCAGCTGGGCATAGAAGAGAAGGACGCTGGTGCGGTGACGCACTTCGCTCACTCGGTAAAAGGTCCTTGTGCCGCTCTCGGCATAGATGAAATGACGCGGTTGACCTCAGAAATAATGAGCGACGCTGAAGCCGGAAACTGGACTCAAGTGCGTGTCAAATACATGAAACTAAAATCCTCCTTTGGCGAAGTCAGGGACCAATTACGAGAACTTTGTACACCTGGGTACGTTTAA
- a CDS encoding Hpt domain-containing protein, which produces MGPSVVEESTIPALPDAPVNLKELEQALEIDGAHEIAAGFLEDVASIPEKLSRAVNSKDKEAIRSAAHLLKGCCLIIMAQDTAEKAARMERQAGSGELEHCEQLLPELLQSLQKTVKCLEAYIDES; this is translated from the coding sequence CTGGGTCCATCTGTCGTGGAAGAAAGTACGATACCCGCTTTGCCTGATGCACCGGTAAACCTCAAAGAATTAGAACAAGCCCTCGAAATTGACGGCGCTCATGAGATCGCAGCTGGCTTCCTGGAAGATGTCGCTTCCATTCCAGAAAAATTGTCCAGGGCCGTAAATTCAAAAGACAAAGAAGCGATCAGATCAGCCGCGCACCTCTTAAAAGGCTGCTGCCTGATTATCATGGCTCAAGACACTGCCGAAAAAGCCGCAAGAATGGAAAGACAGGCCGGCTCCGGCGAATTAGAACACTGCGAGCAACTGCTGCCAGAACTCTTACAGTCGCTGCAAAAAACTGTCAAATGCCTAGAAGCCTACATCGATGAAAGTTGA
- a CDS encoding response regulator encodes MPSILQGLHVMVVEDTMTQAMMIQHVLEKEQVQVTIARSGEKAMKTLADIEPKPQLILCDVNMPEMDGYQLCLKLKADEALRNIPFVLLSTLVDNTDLLRVIECGADNFIYKTFEGEYFIQRLESIWSSCSEDAATEAQALKIMLDGRQHNIVISSQKLVNLLSSAFETAVFHNRTHKSGA; translated from the coding sequence GTGCCCAGTATTTTACAAGGACTGCATGTAATGGTGGTTGAAGACACTATGACACAAGCAATGATGATCCAGCACGTCCTCGAGAAGGAACAAGTTCAGGTGACTATTGCTCGCAGCGGCGAGAAAGCAATGAAAACACTTGCAGATATCGAGCCAAAACCCCAACTAATTCTCTGCGACGTCAACATGCCGGAAATGGACGGCTATCAGCTGTGCCTGAAACTCAAGGCTGATGAAGCCTTAAGAAACATCCCATTTGTGTTGCTTTCCACATTGGTTGACAACACAGATCTGCTCCGAGTCATTGAATGTGGAGCCGATAACTTCATATACAAAACCTTCGAGGGCGAATACTTCATCCAGCGACTGGAGTCAATCTGGTCTTCATGCAGCGAAGATGCAGCGACCGAGGCCCAGGCACTTAAAATCATGCTTGACGGCAGGCAACACAACATTGTCATCTCGAGCCAGAAGCTGGTGAATCTGCTTTCTTCCGCATTTGAGACTGCTGTTTTTCATAACAGGACACATAAATCAGGAGCCTAG